The Altererythrobacter sp. CAU 1644 genome has a window encoding:
- a CDS encoding DsrE family protein, with product MKSLAALSLAPALALAMTAAPALADHRAEGEVTVTPTMPLPADAVWKHSFDAYEGEKGEENGAISRALWFVKTMGEHGVDEARAKSAVVIHGPSVFDVVKDARYAAKYGEGEDGAPARNPNHNNVAELIARGGEIWVCGVSAKHHKVGDEDLLPGVRMAPAAMIAHADLQRRGFSLNPY from the coding sequence ATGAAGTCCTTGGCCGCTCTTAGCCTGGCTCCGGCGCTCGCGCTGGCGATGACCGCTGCGCCAGCCCTGGCTGACCACCGTGCCGAAGGTGAGGTCACGGTGACGCCGACCATGCCGCTACCCGCGGATGCGGTGTGGAAGCACAGCTTCGACGCCTACGAGGGCGAGAAGGGTGAAGAGAATGGAGCGATCAGTCGCGCGCTCTGGTTCGTCAAGACCATGGGCGAACATGGGGTGGACGAAGCACGGGCGAAAAGCGCCGTGGTCATTCACGGCCCCTCGGTTTTCGATGTGGTCAAGGATGCGCGCTATGCTGCCAAGTATGGCGAAGGCGAAGACGGTGCTCCCGCTCGCAACCCCAATCATAACAATGTGGCCGAGTTGATCGCGCGGGGCGGGGAGATCTGGGTTTGCGGGGTTTCGGCCAAGCATCACAAGGTTGGCGATGAGGATCTGCTCCCCGGCGTGCGGATGGCACCGGCGGCGATGATCGCGCACGCCGATCTGCAGCGGCGCGGATTCTCGCTCAATCCTTATTGA
- a CDS encoding YdcH family protein — protein MSQHTPNELTQIFKRDRDLLTRLKQDDAHYARLADEYHEVNREVHRIEAETEAASDERTETLKKKRLALLDEITAIVGKARAIS, from the coding sequence ATGTCCCAGCACACTCCCAACGAACTGACCCAGATTTTCAAGCGCGACCGCGACTTGCTTACCCGGCTCAAGCAGGATGACGCGCATTACGCGCGGCTGGCGGACGAATATCACGAGGTGAACCGCGAGGTGCACCGGATCGAGGCTGAGACCGAGGCGGCCAGCGACGAGCGCACCGAGACGCTCAAGAAGAAGCGCCTCGCGCTGCTGGACGAGATTACCGCGATCGTGGGCAAGGCGCGCGCCATAAGCTAG
- a CDS encoding thermonuclease family protein, translating to MSRFARFRRRAKGARPGTYRSPLIRRRRRRTRWWPAARIGLLVGVLIGTWWIVNPPRPTEWQTVSPPFGTCGARGRPFQCVTDGDTVTLGYGEGARRIRLKGFDAPEVAGACPNEQMMAARATAALHNWLNRGAFEWDGGMHPPRDKYGRELRSARRTLPDGSYEKLAEWMIGQGLAEGEAIWESKDWCG from the coding sequence ATGAGCAGGTTCGCAAGGTTCAGGCGGAGAGCAAAGGGGGCAAGGCCCGGCACCTATCGCTCCCCGCTGATCCGTAGACGTAGGCGGCGCACGCGTTGGTGGCCAGCCGCCCGGATCGGCCTGCTGGTGGGCGTGCTGATCGGGACGTGGTGGATCGTCAACCCGCCGCGGCCGACCGAATGGCAGACCGTCAGCCCGCCGTTCGGCACCTGCGGTGCGCGCGGTCGCCCATTCCAATGTGTAACCGATGGCGACACGGTGACGCTGGGCTATGGCGAGGGCGCGCGGCGCATCCGCCTCAAGGGCTTCGACGCACCCGAGGTTGCGGGCGCTTGTCCCAATGAACAGATGATGGCGGCGAGAGCCACGGCGGCGCTGCACAACTGGCTCAATCGCGGGGCCTTCGAGTGGGACGGCGGCATGCATCCGCCCCGCGACAAATACGGCCGCGAGCTGCGCAGCGCGCGGCGTACGCTGCCCGACGGCTCCTACGAGAAGTTGGCCGAATGGATGATCGGCCAGGGCCTCGCCGAAGGCGAAGCCATCTGGGAGAGCAAGGATTGGTGCGGCTAG
- a CDS encoding TetR/AcrR family transcriptional regulator encodes MSASKRDELVQKALESFYRGGFHAIGMDRLAKETGVSKTAIYKHFRTKDDLILATLRLRDEQFRNWLMRRVEALAHDPRGRLFAIFDALGEWFAEPGFRSCMFIKASSEFQQRGEPIHTMSAEHKHLLARYFAELAQAAGAKEPEELARELLVIKEGAIVLAHLHDPAWIAEDARRAAAAVITQAVGSG; translated from the coding sequence ATGAGCGCATCCAAGCGCGACGAACTGGTCCAGAAGGCGCTCGAGTCGTTTTATCGTGGCGGCTTCCACGCGATCGGGATGGACCGGCTGGCGAAGGAAACCGGCGTCTCCAAGACGGCGATCTACAAGCACTTCCGGACGAAGGACGACTTGATCCTCGCCACGCTCCGCCTACGCGACGAGCAGTTCCGCAACTGGCTGATGCGACGGGTCGAGGCACTGGCTCATGATCCGCGTGGCCGCTTGTTTGCGATCTTCGATGCGTTGGGAGAATGGTTCGCCGAACCCGGATTCCGGAGCTGCATGTTCATCAAGGCTTCGTCCGAATTCCAGCAGCGCGGCGAGCCGATCCACACCATGTCGGCGGAGCATAAGCACCTGCTGGCCCGCTACTTTGCCGAGCTGGCACAAGCGGCAGGGGCAAAGGAGCCGGAAGAACTCGCGCGGGAACTGCTGGTCATCAAGGAAGGGGCGATTGTCCTCGCCCATCTGCACGATCCCGCATGGATCGCCGAGGACGCAAGGCGTGCCGCGGCCGCGGTCATCACCCAAGCGGTCGGGTCAGGCTAG